The Streptomyces sp. NBC_01197 genome window below encodes:
- a CDS encoding type II secretion system F family protein: MIDILTAPVLIGAVLGLGVFVLVRALSRTKRSAVSQVQRIDALRAAGSGYERPGDHESHDGRLGSLRARVGVRIADLYLQQGWEQRSLRSDLAVLDRGWEGFLATKVLLGVVGLIFGPMLFAIVVVVGFSKSPIIPVWLALVCGLLFFFLPDLEVRRDAADKRKDLRRVIGAYLDLVSMNLAGGRGLPEALMAAAEVSEGWALRRIRNALADARITGTSQWLALGRLGEDLGIEELKDLSSSLALVADDGAKVRESLASRAETMRHREMAEIEGAAGEKSQSMLVAQLLLCAGFLVFLIYPAAMRVFQV; the protein is encoded by the coding sequence ATGATCGACATCCTCACCGCACCGGTACTGATCGGGGCCGTACTGGGCCTCGGCGTCTTCGTCCTCGTACGGGCCCTGTCGCGTACGAAGCGCTCCGCGGTCTCGCAGGTGCAGCGCATCGATGCACTGCGGGCGGCCGGTTCGGGGTATGAGCGGCCGGGCGACCACGAATCGCACGACGGCCGGCTCGGCTCGCTGCGCGCCCGGGTGGGGGTGCGGATCGCCGACCTCTACTTGCAGCAGGGCTGGGAGCAGCGCTCGCTCCGCTCCGACCTCGCGGTCCTCGACCGCGGCTGGGAAGGGTTCCTGGCCACCAAGGTGCTGCTCGGCGTGGTCGGCCTGATCTTCGGCCCGATGCTCTTCGCCATCGTCGTGGTGGTCGGCTTCAGCAAGAGCCCGATCATCCCGGTCTGGCTCGCGCTGGTCTGCGGTCTGCTCTTCTTCTTCCTGCCCGACCTGGAAGTACGCCGGGACGCCGCGGACAAGCGCAAGGACCTGCGCCGCGTCATCGGGGCGTATCTGGACCTCGTCTCGATGAACCTCGCCGGCGGGCGCGGTCTGCCCGAGGCGCTGATGGCCGCCGCCGAGGTGAGCGAGGGCTGGGCGCTGCGCCGGATCCGCAACGCGCTCGCGGACGCCCGGATCACCGGCACCAGCCAGTGGCTCGCGCTCGGCAGGCTCGGCGAGGACCTGGGTATCGAGGAACTGAAGGACTTGTCGTCGTCGCTGGCGCTCGTCGCCGACGACGGGGCGAAGGTACGTGAGTCGCTGGCCTCCAGGGCCGAGACGATGCGGCACCGCGAAATGGCCGAGATCGAGGGGGCGGCGGGTGAGAAGTCGCAGTCGATGCTTGTCGCACAGCTGCTTCTCTGCGCCGGGTTCCTGGTCTTCCTCATCTATCCGGCCGCGATGCGCGTCTTCCAGGTCTGA
- a CDS encoding type II secretion system F family protein produces MNGISSLGGFFDPQLLLGLGCGVAAGGGLALLIVAIRGFEPKPGHVKAESGERARELLQFIGRRGSIAVGVGLVVLLLTRWTVAGVAAGLLVFFWDRLFGGAAQEKVAMRRVEALAGWTESLRDTIAGAVGLEQAIPASARAAAPALRPHLDALVDRLRARMPLPEALQYLADEINDASADIIVAALILNAKLRGPGLRQVLGALSKSAREEIDMRHRVMAQRSSTRRSVQIVVVVSVAFVLGLAVFNRDFVSPYGSPIGQLVLAGVCGLFALGFWWLRKLSVIETPERFLVRAEPEVRFVRPDATQHASHQQGAQQAPVGHQAPVGHQAPVGHQAPGGQQAPGGQYSGGQQAPGGQYQGGPNQGGQQQPPQGSPFNHGQGAPR; encoded by the coding sequence ATGAATGGCATCTCCTCGTTGGGCGGGTTCTTCGATCCGCAGCTGCTGCTCGGACTCGGGTGCGGAGTCGCGGCGGGCGGCGGTCTCGCGCTGCTGATCGTCGCGATCCGCGGCTTCGAGCCCAAGCCCGGCCATGTGAAAGCCGAGAGCGGCGAACGGGCCAGGGAACTGCTCCAGTTCATCGGCCGGCGCGGCTCAATCGCCGTCGGCGTCGGACTCGTCGTCCTGCTGCTGACCCGCTGGACCGTGGCCGGAGTCGCCGCCGGGCTGCTCGTCTTCTTCTGGGACCGCCTCTTCGGCGGCGCCGCCCAGGAGAAGGTCGCCATGCGCCGGGTGGAGGCGCTCGCGGGCTGGACCGAGTCGCTCCGTGACACCATCGCGGGCGCGGTCGGCCTGGAACAGGCCATCCCTGCCTCCGCACGCGCCGCGGCCCCCGCCCTGCGCCCGCACCTGGACGCGCTGGTCGACCGGCTGCGCGCCCGGATGCCGCTGCCGGAGGCCCTCCAGTACCTCGCCGACGAGATCAACGACGCCTCCGCCGACATCATCGTGGCCGCGCTCATCCTCAACGCCAAGCTGCGCGGCCCCGGTCTGCGCCAGGTGCTCGGCGCGCTCTCCAAATCGGCGCGCGAGGAGATCGACATGCGCCACCGGGTGATGGCGCAGCGCTCGTCGACCCGGCGCAGTGTGCAGATCGTGGTCGTGGTCTCGGTGGCGTTCGTACTCGGACTCGCCGTGTTCAACCGGGACTTCGTCTCCCCGTACGGTTCACCGATCGGTCAGCTGGTGCTGGCCGGGGTGTGCGGTCTGTTCGCGCTCGGTTTCTGGTGGCTGCGCAAGCTGTCGGTGATCGAGACGCCGGAGCGCTTCCTGGTCCGCGCGGAACCCGAGGTCCGGTTCGTACGGCCCGACGCGACCCAGCACGCGTCCCATCAGCAGGGCGCCCAGCAGGCTCCCGTCGGACACCAGGCTCCCGTCGGACACCAGGCTCCTGTCGGGCACCAGGCCCCGGGCGGCCAGCAGGCTCCCGGTGGCCAGTATTCCGGTGGCCAGCAGGCTCCCGGTGGCCAGTACCAGGGCGGACCGAATCAGGGCGGACAGCAGCAGCCTCCGCAGGGCTCGCCGTTCAACCATGGCCAGGGGGCGCCGCGATGA
- a CDS encoding CpaF family protein, giving the protein MSDVVDHSLVKRYRQEAGDRIAEQRRIDQVSNTPPMSGEDERQYARAVIAQILEEYARAEINAGRTPFDAETEEQYAAAVHAALFGVGRLQPLLDDPEVENIDINGCDQVFVGYADGREARVDPVADTDEELVELIQVLGAYSGLSSRPFDSANPQLDLRLPDGSRLSAVMEVARRPALSIRRARMGKVFMADLVGNGTLTPELAHFLACAVRARKNIMIAGATNAGKTTLLRALANEIPPVERLVTVERALELGLDQFPELHPNVVAFEERLPNSEGLGQISMGELVRRSLRMNPSRVIVGEVLGDEIVTMLNAMSQGNDGSLSTIHANSSSEVFNRISTYALQANERLPIEASQMLIAGAVNFVVFVQRRNNFESGGRLQRAVTSVREVNGVDGRVLSSEVFAETPDGRVLPHAPVACLDDLAVHGYRPSGAWG; this is encoded by the coding sequence ATGAGCGACGTCGTCGATCACAGCCTGGTCAAGCGGTACCGGCAGGAGGCCGGCGACCGGATCGCGGAGCAGCGCCGTATCGACCAGGTCAGCAACACGCCGCCGATGTCCGGGGAGGATGAGCGGCAGTACGCGCGCGCCGTCATCGCCCAGATACTCGAGGAGTACGCGCGCGCGGAGATCAACGCCGGGCGTACCCCGTTCGACGCGGAGACCGAGGAGCAGTACGCGGCGGCCGTACACGCGGCACTCTTCGGAGTCGGGCGCCTCCAGCCGTTGCTGGACGACCCCGAGGTCGAGAACATCGACATCAACGGCTGCGACCAGGTCTTCGTCGGTTACGCCGACGGGCGCGAGGCCCGCGTCGACCCGGTGGCCGACACCGACGAGGAACTCGTCGAACTCATCCAGGTGCTCGGCGCGTACTCGGGACTCTCGTCCCGCCCCTTCGACTCCGCCAACCCCCAGCTCGACCTGCGGCTCCCCGACGGCTCGCGGCTCTCGGCCGTGATGGAGGTCGCCCGCAGGCCCGCGCTCTCCATCCGTCGCGCCCGGATGGGCAAGGTCTTCATGGCGGACCTCGTCGGCAACGGCACGCTCACCCCCGAACTGGCCCACTTCCTCGCCTGCGCGGTCCGCGCCCGTAAGAACATCATGATCGCGGGCGCCACCAACGCCGGCAAGACCACACTCCTGCGGGCCCTCGCCAATGAGATCCCGCCGGTCGAGCGGCTCGTCACGGTGGAGCGCGCGCTGGAGCTTGGGCTCGACCAGTTCCCCGAACTCCACCCGAACGTCGTGGCGTTCGAGGAACGGCTGCCCAACTCCGAGGGGCTCGGCCAGATCTCGATGGGCGAGCTGGTACGCCGTTCGCTCCGTATGAACCCCTCGCGCGTCATCGTCGGTGAGGTGCTCGGCGACGAGATCGTGACCATGCTCAACGCGATGTCGCAGGGCAACGACGGCTCGCTCTCCACGATCCACGCCAACAGTTCGAGTGAGGTCTTCAACCGTATTTCCACCTACGCGCTCCAGGCCAACGAGCGGCTGCCCATCGAGGCCAGCCAGATGCTCATCGCCGGAGCCGTCAACTTCGTCGTCTTCGTGCAGCGCCGCAACAACTTCGAGAGCGGCGGCCGCCTCCAGCGTGCCGTCACCTCGGTCCGTGAGGTCAACGGCGTCGACGGCCGCGTCCTCTCCAGTGAGGTCTTCGCCGAGACGCCCGACGGGCGTGTCCTGCCGCACGCCCCGGTGGCGTGCCTCGACGACCTCGCCGTACACGGCTACCGCCCCTCAGGGGCCTGGGGGTGA
- a CDS encoding putative T7SS-secreted protein, protein MTKRPAFPHIGWDPTPGDVEQTRDLAKQLGKLASELGTSLSELQRIECGAWKGKTAVAFTEHISTDVTPLIKKSHDSFDKASRALHRWAGELQDFQDEADRLEKAAGKALDDLSKVDEKHPDKDGKAGQAVNDAEGKVDDLQSRYNKAAGAISKELDKAGDIAPDEPGFWDKLVHGVEDAWNATGKWIKDHADVIKAIGDALSLISSVLGILAIITAPFEPVGAIFAAAAMITSGAALLTHLVAKAAGADVSWVDIGFDALGVLPGIKGLTGSAELAKGASATVRAAKLGEGYRGVTSISKSLVLFGPLKAVPMVKLGEGGSRLALATEAGLQNVRKGQWLGSQGVNLLSSKLPFIKEVNPMSVGSRAVDAAIKTGTTAHKAYTYAKDDLGFGDNFHAAASNP, encoded by the coding sequence GTGACCAAGCGCCCCGCCTTCCCCCACATAGGCTGGGATCCCACCCCCGGCGATGTGGAACAGACCAGGGACCTCGCCAAGCAACTCGGCAAGCTGGCCAGCGAACTGGGTACGTCACTGAGCGAACTGCAGCGCATCGAGTGCGGCGCCTGGAAGGGCAAGACCGCCGTTGCCTTCACTGAGCACATCTCAACAGACGTCACACCGCTGATCAAGAAGAGTCATGACTCCTTCGACAAGGCATCCCGGGCACTTCACCGGTGGGCAGGCGAGCTCCAGGACTTCCAGGACGAAGCAGATCGCCTGGAGAAGGCCGCCGGAAAGGCACTCGACGACCTGTCCAAAGTCGACGAGAAGCATCCTGACAAGGACGGAAAAGCAGGCCAGGCCGTCAACGACGCCGAAGGCAAGGTCGACGATCTCCAGTCCCGCTACAACAAGGCCGCCGGAGCCATCAGCAAGGAACTCGACAAAGCCGGCGACATCGCACCCGACGAACCCGGCTTCTGGGACAAACTCGTACACGGCGTCGAAGACGCCTGGAACGCCACCGGAAAGTGGATCAAGGATCACGCTGATGTCATCAAGGCCATCGGTGATGCGCTCAGCTTGATCAGCAGCGTCCTCGGCATTCTCGCCATCATTACCGCGCCCTTCGAGCCGGTTGGAGCCATTTTCGCCGCTGCCGCAATGATCACAAGCGGGGCCGCTCTCCTGACACATCTGGTAGCCAAAGCCGCCGGAGCGGACGTCAGCTGGGTAGACATCGGGTTCGATGCGCTCGGCGTTCTCCCCGGCATCAAGGGACTGACCGGAAGCGCTGAACTCGCCAAGGGCGCGAGCGCCACCGTGCGTGCAGCGAAACTGGGCGAGGGATACCGCGGGGTGACCAGCATCAGTAAGTCGTTGGTCCTGTTCGGCCCGCTGAAGGCCGTCCCCATGGTCAAACTCGGGGAAGGTGGAAGCCGCCTGGCGCTGGCTACTGAGGCCGGCCTACAGAACGTCCGCAAGGGGCAGTGGCTCGGGAGCCAGGGAGTAAATCTACTCTCTTCTAAGCTGCCGTTCATCAAGGAAGTGAACCCCATGAGCGTCGGCAGCCGGGCAGTTGATGCTGCCATCAAGACGGGGACCACAGCACATAAGGCATACACGTATGCAAAGGACGATCTCGGCTTCGGAGACAACTTTCACGCAGCCGCCTCCAACCCGTGA
- a CDS encoding WXG100 family type VII secretion target → MGKDADITYDEMEKAAGHLTKSKTKLDETLDHLEKYIEGLVKDGYTTRKGSQAFEDSFKEFTKGAKDTIDGLTGMSKFLTNAAKAYGDLDEQLAKGTKG, encoded by the coding sequence ATGGGCAAAGACGCCGATATCACTTATGACGAGATGGAAAAGGCCGCCGGCCACTTGACCAAGTCGAAGACCAAGCTCGACGAGACGCTGGACCACCTTGAGAAGTACATCGAGGGTCTGGTCAAGGACGGCTACACCACTCGCAAGGGCTCGCAGGCATTCGAGGACTCCTTCAAGGAGTTCACGAAGGGCGCGAAGGACACGATTGACGGCCTGACGGGCATGTCCAAGTTCCTCACGAACGCCGCCAAGGCGTACGGGGACCTGGACGAGCAGCTGGCCAAGGGCACCAAGGGCTAG